TTACTATCTTACTTGATATACCTGTTGAGGAAGGCCTGAAGAAACGCGCTGTCAGAATCTTTGACCGTATGGAGGCCAAGCCGCTTTCATATCACAAGAGGGTGAGAGAGGGCTATCTTACATTGGCGCGTCAGGAAAGCAACAGAATCAAGGTCGTGAAGGTTGAAAAAAGAATTAAGGATACAAAAGCAAAGATATTAAAGATCGTAAAAGAAAAGCTATGGCTTGGTTAGATGTTAAAGGGCACAAGGATGTTGTAGGTTTTCTTGTTAATGCGCACAAGAATCATAGGTTAGGGCATTGTTTTCTTTTTCTGGGACCAGAAGGCATTGGCAAGAGACGCCTAGCAGGAGAATTTGCCAAATTCCTACTTTGTGAAGCGCCTACTGAATTCGGTGCTTGTGGTAAATGCAGAAGTTGTCTACAGGTTACCTCGGACAATCATCCTGATCTGCACATAATTTCAAGAGGGGAATTGGGTTGGATAAAGATAGGAGATATCCGTGCATTACAGAGTCAAATTCACCTATCGCCGTTTAGCGGTAAACATAAAATTTTTATCATTGATAATGCACATATGTTAACACAGGATGCGGCAAATTCGTTGCTTAAATTTATGGAAGAACCTCCTCCGGGCGCAATATCTGTCCTGATAACCAGTCAAATAGATTCTATCCCGGAGACGCTGGTTTCGCGTTGTCAGCGATTGTATTTTTCATCTCTTTCATCCCAGGAGATCGAAGAGACATTGTCTGAAACCTTACCTCATGATAGAGGACTCATAAATTTCATAGCGCGTTTTTCAGAGGGCAGATTAGGTCGTGCTATATCGCTTATCAAGCGCAAAGACATCCAGTCAGCAAAAAATAGATTGTTGAGAAATATAATAGATAATAATTTAGCCTTAGATGATTTCGCAGTTAATCTAAATAGAGAAAATCTGAATATGCTAATAGAATTCACGCTGCTTTTCTTCAGAGATATATTGTTGCTTAAGGCGGGATTAGGAAAAGAATTTTTAGTTAATTTTGATGAGGTCGACACATTGACGTCACTTGCTTCTAAAATGGAAATGCCTGAAATTAAAGACGCCCTAGAGGACATCTTGAAGGCACAGGCCTTAAGTAGAACTAATGTAAATTGCAAAATATTGCTGAGATGGCTAGAGGTTCAGCTTCAGAAAAAATTGAGGTTTAATTATGCCTGATAAAGTGCATGTAAGAATACGTGAGTTCGGACCGATTAATTGCTTTAAATGTAGCAACCTGCGATTAAATGGTAACGAGGTAGTGATTCTTGAGGCAGAGCGAGGCGTAGACTATGGCCGCGTGATTATAGATAGCAGCAAACATCTGGGCGGAAAGCTAGAAGTTCCTTTGCGTAAGATTATAAGGATAGCCACAAAGTCTGATTTAGAGCATATAAAGAAAAATAATGCCGCAATAAAAGGTGTTATTGATACTTGTCTAAAGAAGATTGAAGAGCATAAGCTGGCAATGAAATTAATTGAAGCGGAGCATTCTTTTGATAAAGGCAAATTAATATTTTATTTTACTTCAGAGGGCAGGGTAGACTTCAGGGAGTTGGTAAAGGATTTAGCCAAGCTGTTTAAGACGAGAATCGAACTTAGGCAGATTGGCGTGCGCGACGAGGCGAAAATGTTTGGTGGTTATGGTTGTTGCGGCAGGGAATTGTGCTGTGTTAGATTCTTGAGAGAATTTGAGCCGGTAAGCATTAAAATGGCCAAGGAGCAGCACCTACCTCTTAATCCACCTAAGATTTCCGGGCTTTGCGGAAGGTTGATGTGCTGTCTTTCTTATGAGCATCATACATATAGAGAGATAACTAAGGATTTACCTCGCGAGGGTGAACGCCTAAATACGCCTGAAGGCAGAGGCAAGGTTATTAGTGTCAATCCGCTAACTAGAAAGGTTATCGTCGAAGTTGAAAAGGGAAGATGCGTTGAATTAAAGTATGGATGCCGACATGGCTAAATTTTATATTACAACCCCAATCTATTATATTAATGCGAAGCCTCACTTAGGCCATTCTTATACCAATATTGCTGCGGATTGTATTAGCCGTTACAAGCGTCAATTAGGCTATGATTGTTTTTTTCTTACAGGCACAGATGAACATGGCCAAAAGGTTGCTGAGGCTGCCAAGTTTGCGAATAAGACTCCGCAGGAATTTGCAGATGATACAGTCACCGTATTTAAGGACTTATGGAAGACCCTGCTTATATCTTGTGATGATTTTATCCGCACTACGCAAGACAGACACAGAGATTGCGTAAAGAAGATTCTGAATACACTTCATGATAACGGGGATATCTATAAGGCATCCTATAATGGTTGGTACTGTGTTCCTTGTGAGACATTCTGGACCGACTCACAACTCGTGGCTCGATACTGCCCAGACTGCAAGCGTCCCATCGAAAAAATCCAAGAGCAGAATTATTTTTTCAAACTCTCGAAATATCAGGATTGGCTGCTTGAATTTATAAAAGAGCACCCTGATTTTATCTGTCCTCGTTCACGCTATAATGAAGTCTTAAAATTCCTGGAATCAGAGAAACTTTTGGATTTATGTATCTCTCGTCCGAAATCACGTATTTCCTGGGGCATAGTATTTCCCTTTGATGAAGATATGGTTACCTACGTCTGGTTTGATGCACTTATCAACTATATAAGTGCCTTAGGCTTTGGTAGGAGAGATGAATCCAAAATGAAGAGATTTTGGCCTGCAGATATTCATCTTATGGCAAAGGATATCTTAAGACAGCATGCGATTTACTGGCCGATAATGCTTAAGGCCCTTAATCTTCCTCTGCCCAAGAAGGTATTTGCACACGGCTGGTGGATGGTTGAGGCAGGCGATTTATCAGCAGAAGGCGTTAAGATGTCGAAATCAAGAGGAAATGTGGTAGATCCGCTTGATTTGGTTGAGCAATTTGGCATTGACGCATATCGCTATTTTCTTTTAAGAGAGTTTCCCTTTGGGTTAGACGGAAGGTTTTCTTTGCGGGCATTGATTAAAAGATACAACAGCGATTTAGCGAATGACCTTGGGAATTTAGTATACAGAACACTTACCATGATTGAGAAGTATTTTAAGGGTAAAATCCCTAAAGCTGATCTGGAAGATTTCACATTAAAAAATGCTAAAGGTTTAATAGAAGAGATCGATAAGATAGATAGTAAAATAGATGAATCTATGGAAGGCCTAGCCTTTACCAGTGCCTTAGACGCTATTTGGCACTTAATTAATGGGGCCAATAAATTTATAGAAGAGGTAAAACCCTGGCAACTCTACAAAAATAAAGACTTGAAAGATTTAGCCAAATTTATTGTGTTGTTAGTCCAAATCCTGAAAAAGGTGAGTTTTCATATTGGGCCGTTCATGCCAAATACATCCGTTAGCATCATCCAGCAGTTAGGCGATAGTGAAGTTAAAAAAGGCGAACCTCTTTTTCCTCGAATTCAAACTTAATGCAGCTTATAGATACACATTGCCATTTAGATTTTCCTCAATTTAATATTGATCGAGATAGCGTAATTGAGCGGGCAAAAAATAGTGGAATTACTAATATAATTGATGTCGGAGCAAGTATTGAAAGTTCTGAGGCAGCAATAGCTTTAAGTAAGCAATATGATTTTATTTATGCAGCTGTTGGCGTTCATCCCCACGAAGCAGATAGGCTAAAGCAGGGTGATTGGCTTTTAATTGAGAAATTAATCAGTCAGGATAAGGTTATTGCTGTAGGAGAAGTTGGACTTGATTACTACCGTAATCTTTCTTCACCTGCCAGGCAAAAAGATGTATTTAAGAGATTTATTCTACTTGCTAACAAATTTTCCTTGCCACTGATTGTCCATTGTCGAGAGGCAGAGGAGGATGTCCTTTCACTCCTAAAGGATAATCTGAATACAAAGGCGATAATGCATTGTTTTTCAGGTAATGAGGCCTTTTTGAAGAGATGTTTAGATTTAGGTCTTTATGTTTCATTCACCTGCAACGCTACTTATAAAAAAAGCGACAATTTGAGGAATGTTATATCACTTACGCCCAGGGATAGATTTTTCCTTGAGACTGACGCACCCTATCTTGCGCCGCAGACCATGCGTGGTAAGCGTAACGAACCAGCCTATTTAAAATATTTAGTAGCTGAATTAGCTTCTATTTTAAAATTAGATGAAGAGACCATAGCAGATGAGACCACTAAAAATGCCAAGCGTTTTTTTAATCTAGAGAGATGTCAGTAAAGACGATTCAATACCTTAAAGGAAAAATCAGGATTATCGACCAGAGAAAGCTGCCCGCTAAATTGTGTTATATGGATTGTGCTGATGTTAAGAGTCTCTGGTGGGCAATTAAGAGATTGGCAGTTCGTGGCGCTCCTGCTATCGGGATTGCGGCTGGCCTTGGGGTCTATCTGGGCATCAAGGATTCAAGGGCGAAGGACTTTAAGGAATTTAAGAGTCAGTTAGAGAAGGTTACACGCTATCTTGCTAAGAGTCGTCCTACTGCGGTTAATCTTTTTTGGGCCTTAGAAAGAATGACGTCTATAGCTAAGAAGAATTCCTACCAGCCTATCCCTGTTATAAAGAAACTCTTAAAAAATGAGGCATTCAAGATTTTGGAAGAAGATAGATTTATCTGCCGTAAAATGGCCCGCTATGGCTCTGGGCTAATAAAGAATCAAGATAAGGTCCTAACTATATGCAATGCGGGTGCCTTGGCAACTGCAGATTACGGTACTGCCTTAGGAGTGTTTTATGAGGCAAAAAAAGAAAGAAAAAGAATAAAGGTCTATTCTTTAGAGACAAGGCCGCTGTTGCAGGGCGCGAGATTAACTTGTTGGGAATTACAGCGAGAGGGAATTGATGTAACCTTGATCTGTGATAACATGGCAGCAGATTTGATGCGTAAAAAAATGATTGATAAGATATTTGTTGGTGCGGATAGAATTGCCAGAAACGGTGATACAGCCAATAAGATAGGAACCTATAATTTAGCAGTATTGGCAAGGTTTCATGCAATTCCTTTTTATGTTGTGGCTCCTAAATCTACCTTTGACCTTAAATTGAAAAGCGCAAAATTTATTCCTATTGAACAACGTGATAAAAGAGAAGTTACTCATATCAGAGATAGGTGTATTGCCCCTTCTAGGATAAAGGTCTATAATCCGGCCTTTGATGTAACCCCTGCTGAGCTAATAACTGCAATTGTTACAGAGAAAGGCATAATCAGGCACCCCCTTAGAAAGAACATAACCGCGAAACTTTAGCTAAAGTCTTTGTTTTAATATGAAACGCCTAAAGGATATTGGTGAATTTGGATTAATTGAACGTATAAGGAAGAGACTGAGGCCTTGTCCTGGTTGTATCAAGGGTATTGGTGATGATGCAGCTGTTTTGGTTTCCAAAAGAGAAGAATTTATGTTGCTGACCACTGATAGTCTTGTAGAAGGAGTTCATTTTAAAAAAGGCGATAATCCTAAGGCTATTGGCCGCAAGGCTATTTCTGTTTCTATCAGCGATATCGCGGCCATGGGCGGAGAACCTCAATACTGCACAACCTCTATTGGCGCACCTGGCGATATGTCCCTAAATAAAATTGATAATATTTTTTCTGGGATTCTGCAAAGGGCAAAGGAATTTAAAGTTGCGATAGTAGGAGGCGATACTGTTCGATCAAAAAATTTAATAATTAATACTGCCCTGATTGGCAAGGTAGAAAGAAAGTCTCTAGTCACACGTGATGGAGCAAGGGTAAATGATATTATTTTCCTAAGCGGCAGAGTGGGTGGTTCATCTTGCCTCAAGCGCCATTTAAACTTCAGGCCACACTTGGAAGAAAGCAGGTTTCTAGTAAAAAATTTTCGGATTAATTCCATGATTGATTTATCAGATGGTCTGTTTAGCGATTTATGCAAACTCTGCAAGGAAAGTAATGTAGGAGCCGTAATCTATGAAGAGCTGATTCCGTTTAATAAAGACGTGAATCTTACCTCGGCCCTATATGAAGGAGAGGACTTTAAGCTTCTTTTTACTGTTGCGCCAGATATGGCTAAGAAGGTTTCTGCTATTTACGATTATAGATTTTTTCCCATTGGTCATATCCAAGACAAAAGATTTGGTCTGAAGTTAGTCGGAAAAGGCCCTAATAGAGAAGAGGTCAGTTTAGCTGATAAATCCTTCAAGCATTTTAGATGAGTTGATCCATGAAGATTATTACTACAACCTCACCTCGCAAGACATTCGACTTTGGTGTTTTTATTGCACATCAATTAAACAAGGGAGATATAATTTGTCTTTTTGGTCAACTAGGCAGTGGAAAGACGGTTCTTATTAAAGGCATCGCCTCTGGTCTGGAGATTGCTAAAGATATTGTCAGTAGTCCTTCTTTTGTGCTTTTAAAGCAATACAAAGGCAGTATGGTCTTAAATCATTTTGATCTATTCCGATTAAAAAAAATAGAAGAGATTTTGGATTTAGGTTTTGAAGAATATGTTTACTCCAATGACATAAGCGTGATTGAGTGGGCAGAACGTTTAGGTGATTGCCTGCCGCAAGACTTTTTAGGAATAAAACTTACTATCCTTGGAGCTAATAAAAGAAGGCTTAGTCTTTTTGCAAACGGCGCACATTATAAGAGCTTGCTTAAGAATCTAAAATGAATATATTGGCAATTGAATCTTCTTCCCAGATTTTATCTGTAGCCTTAAGCTGTAAAGGTTCGCTTAGGTGTCAATTTAGAAGCTCAAGACAATTTAAGTCTGAACACATTACAGGCCTTATCAAAAAAAGCCTTGATGAGTCTGGATTGAAGATTTGCCAATTAGATTATATTGCTGTAGGCTTAGGGCCAGGTTCCTTTACAGGTTTGCGGGTAGGAATTGCTACAGCCCTAGGATTAGCTCAAGGGGCGGGTTTGGAAATTATTGGCATTGGAAGCCTGGATCTGATCGCTGCAAATGTTAGTGGTGTTGGAAATTCTGATATTTGTGCTATTGTTGATGCACGTAGAGATAATCTATATGCTGCTATATATCAGCGTCCAAAACATAAAAAGAGATTAGCCTTGAGGAAAAAGATGGATTATTCTCTTCTAAAATCAGAAGAATTATTAAAGAAAATAAATTCTCCCACCATTTTTGTTGGAGATGGCTTGGAAAATTTTAAAGAAAAGTTAGGAAAGAAAAAGTCAAGGATAGCATCTTTTGCATCGAAAAATTTATGGTTTCCCAGGGCGAGCGTTCTTTGCAATTTAGCCCTTGAGTCCCTAAAAAATAAAAGAAATATCAACAGGGATAGAAATAAATTGTTGCCGATTTATCTTTACCCTAAGGAGTGCCAGATTCGCAATGCAAAAGAAAAAAAATAAACAATTGCCTCCATTAGTCTGGGCAGATATTGAGCTTTCAAGTATTGCCAGAAATTATTCCTGCCTCAAAAGAACAATAGGGCGCAAAGGTAAGATTATGGCAGTTGTAAAGGCAGATGCTTATGGTCATGGACTTATTCCAGTGTCTTTGTGTTTGTCTCGGCTGGGTGCTGATTATTTGGCAGTGGCTTCGCTAGATGAGGCGTTGAGCTTAAGAGAGACTGGAATAAAAAAGGCGATTTTAGTGATTAACACTGTTGCTGATAATCAGCTGCAATATCTCATCAAACATGATATTACTGCGACAATCTCATCTCTGAGGCAGGCTAAAATTTTGAATGGTTTGGCCGCAGCTTTTAATAAAAATATAAAGGTGCATATTGAAATTGATACTGGAATGGGAAGGTGTGGCATTTGGTATAAACATGCTAGCAAGACAGTTAAGGACATTGTTAGTTTAGGGCGTATTGATGCAGAAGGAATTTTTACACATTTTCCTTGCGCTGATAGCGATATATCTTTTACAAAAAAGCAGATTACTAATTTTAAAAATCTTCTAGAGGAGCTTAAGGCGGCAGGCATTTATTTTAAATTGATCCATACTGCAAATAGCGCAGGAATTGTTAATTTTGCTCCTGATTACTGCAATATGGTAAGACCTGGCCTAATGCTCTACGGTGCTAGCTGGGATAAGAAGCTTAGGAAGAAATTGAAGTTAGAGCCAGCGATGAGCTTTAAAACACGCATTGTGTTTTTAAAGAAGGTCTCTAAGGGCCGGTCTATAAGTTATGGCAGGACATACATTGCTAAATCTCCCCGTATTATTGCTACAATTGCCGCAGGCTATGCTGATGGTTATAATCGTCTTCTTTCTGAAAGAGGAGAAGTGCTTATTAGAGGAAAGCGCGCTAGGGTAATAGGGAGAGTTTGTATGGACAGCACAATGGTTGATGTAACTTCAATAAAGGCAGCTAAGGTTGGAGATGAGGTAGTTTTATTTGGTAGGAAAGGCAAACATCTATTGGCTGTAGAAGAGATTGCCTATCTCTGTAAAACCATACCTTATGAAATATTCTGTAGTGTTTCTAAAAGAGTGAGGAGATTCTATAGAAAATGAATGACTCTGCTCGAAGAGAGCAGTTTAAGGCTGTCTTTTTATAAGCACTACCCCTATCAGAAAGAATGCCGCATTAGCCAGCCAGGCAGCAACTAAAGCCGGTATAAATCCTTCCTTAGCAAAGGCAATACTCATTGAATTAATCACATAATAAAAGAATGCCAGGACAATTGATATCCCTAAACTTGAGGCGAGTTGACCTTTTCTCTTTATAGAAAGAGAAAAGGGTATGCTAATGAACATAAGTATAACCGCAGTCATGGGAGAAGAAAATCGACTCTTTATTTCTACATTGAAGTTTCTTAAGACAGCTTTTGCATTTGTGTGTTTTAACCTCTGGCGGTAGTCTCTAAGTTGTTTGACATTCATATAGGAAATCTTAAGTTGCTGTTTCCTTATGTCCTGAGGAGTATCTTCGAAATTCATCACCTTTGCCTTCATATATTCAGGTTCCCCTACAAGTTCATTGTTTAATCCGTATTTGTAGGTTATACAATCATATAAAATCCAGCGCCCATCTTTATATTCTCCAGAACCGGATACGATTTTGGCAGTAACGTTCTGATTCTCATCTTGTTCAAAGATGACAATTCCACTTAAAGTGTTATCCTTAGGGTCAAATAGACTTATAAAAAATAGTCTGTTATCCAGGCCATAGATTGCAGCATTCCTAATAGGCTGGTCTGAGAGATGTTTATCTTTCATACCCATCTGTTTTACTTTTATTTCCAATAGTTTATATTGGGAGGCAGGCAGGATTCTCTCGCTGACGAAAAAGACGAGACAACTTATAGCCAATCCTGTAATTAGCACCACTCTTGTTATTTGCCAGATGCTTAGACCAGATGAGCGCATGGCAATAATCTCATTAGTATTATTAAGACGCGAAAGCGTGTAGACCATAGCCAGAAGGGCAGCTACGGGTGCAATTTCAATAAAAATTTTCGGGGTAAATGCAAGATAATATACTCGTAGTGTATCGAAATCGAGTTGATTTTTTATTATCTCATCAAGATTACTGAAAAGGTCAATAATGATATATAAAGAGAGGAATATAGTGACTGTAGCGATAAAGGCGAGAATGAATAGTCCTACTAGATATTTATCTAAGATACGCATATTCTAAAATTAAGAATTACACCCCAGGTTAAATAGATAATGTCAGGTACCCACATAATAACTGGTGGCAGGAATAGTTGTGATACTATGGCCTGTGCTCCTAGGTGGAGAATGAAATAGAGAAGCGCTAAGAAGAAGGCGACTGCTATGCTACTTTTCTTTCTGTGGTGCCGACCCAAAGCAAGGGCAATAGGACAACCCAGTAAAGCAAAGATAAAAGGAGAAACAGAAAAGGCCATTCTTTTATGGATTTCAGTGATAAGAGGGTGGGCTTGGATCCCTATATCCTTTAGCTCTTCTGATTTAGAAAACAGCTCTGCAACGGTTAAATTTTTAGGTTTTATGTCTATCTCCCTGTTTTGTCCTGCCAGGTTTAAAGTCATGAAGAAAGTCCTAAATTGCAATTTATAGTAGTTTTCCGGGTTTGTTGGGTCTATTTCATCGCTAGTACCGTTCATAAGCTTGAGTTTGATCTTCTTTTCATTTGGGAGGGAAATGAATTCACCCTTTTTTGCCACAATTGTTCTTGTGGGTTTGTCTTTTTGTGGCTCATATATACGTACCTTGTTTAGCTTGTTGCCATCTATATCGTAAATAAACAGAATATAGCGTTCGAAGGAATTAATGAATACGCCTGGCTCTAATGCTGCCGCAGGATTCTTAAGTCCGACTTCTGTAAGCGCCCTTTTTGAGGCTAGAAGCGTGCGGCTGATGATGCGGTCATTTAAAAGAAAAAGCACAAGACTTAAAATTACGCCCACAGTTACAAACGGTGCAATTAGATGCCAGAGGTTAACACCGCTTGTTCTTATGGCAAGAAGTTCATTATCAGATCCAAGTCGGACAAAGGTAAAGAGTATTCCGACAAGAAAAGCAACAGGCAGGGTATAGCTAGCAAGATATGGGATATAAAGTGCAAATAATTTAAATACCATTAGGATACTTACGCCTTTGTTGACGACCATATCAACTAATTTTATCAAGTTACCCATCAGCATCACAAAGGTAAGGATGAGCAGGGAGAGAATAAAGGGAGATATGAATTCTTTTAAGAGATAGTTTCTAATAATTTTCATCGATAATTATTTTTTACTTAGAGTCGTGTTCTGGCAAGAGTTAATACATCCACGCGCCAAGCACCGTCTTGCTTTAGAGCATTAGCAATTTCAGAGACCGTTGAACCCGTTGTAAAAACATCATCAATAATCAATACCTTTTTATCTTTGAAGGCATCTTTGCAGCTTACCCTGAAGGCATCCTTGACATTGTTAAGGCGTTCCCTGACCTTAAGTTGAGCTTGTGGATGATACCTGTGCTTACTAGTTAATTTACCACAACTTATTGGGATGTCAAAGTAAGATTGGATGTCTCCTGTTAAAATCTGACTGTGGTTAACGTCTCTTTGGCGTAATCGCGCAGGATGCATGGGAACAGGCAGAAGTAAATCATAATCTTGCATTGGCAAATGAGAGTCTTTTATGAACCGGGTTAAGATCGGAGTGAACAATTTTTTTAGTTTCAGCTTCAAATTATATTTGAAAAGATGAATCAATTTTTTAAGAGGCTCTTCATAAATACATGCACTCCAAGCACGGTCAAAGTGAAAATTTCTATTCTTACAAGCAGGACAACTTTTGTTATAGTCTAAATGCAATGTAAGGCCGCATCTTTTGCAGAAGATACCCCTGTTGTATTTGATTTTTTGATAGCAACATTGGCATATAAGATTTTCGCTTAAATCCGCCCTAAGCATTGTATTGCAAGAAAGACATTTTGCAGGGTATATTATATTTATGAGGGGTCTTAGTAAGCCTGTGGACATATTTTGATTTAAGTCCAATGTGCTAGCGAGCAAGAGGAACCCAAATATATTAGCATTCAAGACCTCATTTGTCAATCAAACTAGTTTTTCCCAAATAAACCAGCCCTCAGTTTCTGGTTAGAGATGTCTTGATTACTTCAAAAGCTTGAGTCAAACCATTGACAATTAAGTGAATTCTTAGTACAATGAAAATGGTTTATTTTAAATTAATTATGTCCCAAATAGAAGATTTAAATACATATCGAAAGAAGCTTTTTACTCTTATAGCGAAAGATGCTTACCATAAGCAGGCAATTATTTTATCCAGCGGTAAGAAAAGCCCCTATTATATTGATGCTAGGGTAGTTACGTTAAGTCCTGAAGGCGCCTATTATGTTTCTTGTCTTATTCTTTCTATGCTTAAGGATATGCCTGGCATAAAGGCTATTGGCGGTCCGACAATTGGCGCTGATCCTATTGTAGGAGCAATTGCAGCAGTAAGTTTTCAAGAAGAGACACCTCTCAAGACCTTTATTATTCGTAAATCTAAAAAGGCCTATGGTAAGCGCAGGCAGATCGAAGGTCCAGATATCGAATCCGGAAGTTCTGTAGTTATTGTGGATGATGTTGCTACAACCGGTTCATCATTAGTAGAGTCAGTAAAGATTTTGCAAGATTCTTCGCTTATCGTTAAAGCAGCAATTGTAATTGTAGATAGAGAAGAAGGGGCAGGAGAAAATCTTGCGCAGTTTAATGTCCCTTTGAAGTCGCTTTTTAAAGGAAACGATTTTTTAAACCTCCA
This window of the Candidatus Omnitrophota bacterium genome carries:
- a CDS encoding LptF/LptG family permease, with the translated sequence MKIIRNYLLKEFISPFILSLLILTFVMLMGNLIKLVDMVVNKGVSILMVFKLFALYIPYLASYTLPVAFLVGILFTFVRLGSDNELLAIRTSGVNLWHLIAPFVTVGVILSLVLFLLNDRIISRTLLASKRALTEVGLKNPAAALEPGVFINSFERYILFIYDIDGNKLNKVRIYEPQKDKPTRTIVAKKGEFISLPNEKKIKLKLMNGTSDEIDPTNPENYYKLQFRTFFMTLNLAGQNREIDIKPKNLTVAELFSKSEELKDIGIQAHPLITEIHKRMAFSVSPFIFALLGCPIALALGRHHRKKSSIAVAFFLALLYFILHLGAQAIVSQLFLPPVIMWVPDIIYLTWGVILNFRICVS
- a CDS encoding LptF/LptG family permease, producing MRILDKYLVGLFILAFIATVTIFLSLYIIIDLFSNLDEIIKNQLDFDTLRVYYLAFTPKIFIEIAPVAALLAMVYTLSRLNNTNEIIAMRSSGLSIWQITRVVLITGLAISCLVFFVSERILPASQYKLLEIKVKQMGMKDKHLSDQPIRNAAIYGLDNRLFFISLFDPKDNTLSGIVIFEQDENQNVTAKIVSGSGEYKDGRWILYDCITYKYGLNNELVGEPEYMKAKVMNFEDTPQDIRKQQLKISYMNVKQLRDYRQRLKHTNAKAVLRNFNVEIKSRFSSPMTAVILMFISIPFSLSIKRKGQLASSLGISIVLAFFYYVINSMSIAFAKEGFIPALVAAWLANAAFFLIGVVLIKRQP
- the pyrE gene encoding orotate phosphoribosyltransferase: MKMVYFKLIMSQIEDLNTYRKKLFTLIAKDAYHKQAIILSSGKKSPYYIDARVVTLSPEGAYYVSCLILSMLKDMPGIKAIGGPTIGADPIVGAIAAVSFQEETPLKTFIIRKSKKAYGKRRQIEGPDIESGSSVVIVDDVATTGSSLVESVKILQDSSLIVKAAIVIVDREEGAGENLAQFNVPLKSLFKGNDFLNLHA